In the genome of Flaviflexus ciconiae, one region contains:
- a CDS encoding glutamine amidotransferase, producing the protein MKPFLLIATRPEDETADAEYEQLLRFGQLEEHELHRIRLESAPLPSLDLDDYSGVIVGGSPFTGSIPTEHKSDTQRRVEKEISDLLDIIVERDFPFLGACYGVGTLLSHQGAVIDSTYSEAVGAVTINLTTAGRNDPLLHGLPDSFPAFVGHKEACRVLPDHAILLASSDTCPVQMFRIKENLYGTQFHPELDAPGIAQRIRIYKNAGYFKPEEADSLIAETSKAPVGDVHRVVSNFTRNYAVS; encoded by the coding sequence ATGAAGCCCTTCCTACTCATTGCGACCCGTCCCGAGGATGAGACCGCCGACGCCGAATACGAGCAGCTCCTGCGGTTCGGTCAGCTCGAAGAGCACGAGCTCCACCGGATCCGTCTCGAGTCCGCTCCCCTGCCCAGTCTCGACCTCGATGACTATTCGGGCGTTATCGTCGGCGGCAGCCCTTTCACCGGCTCCATCCCAACCGAACACAAGTCCGATACGCAGCGCCGAGTGGAGAAGGAAATCTCCGACTTGCTCGACATCATTGTCGAGCGCGACTTTCCGTTCCTCGGAGCCTGCTACGGAGTTGGCACCCTCCTCTCCCACCAGGGAGCAGTCATCGACTCCACGTATTCGGAAGCGGTCGGTGCCGTCACCATCAATCTGACAACGGCAGGTCGCAATGATCCCCTTCTCCACGGCCTGCCCGACTCCTTCCCTGCCTTCGTGGGACATAAGGAAGCGTGCCGGGTACTCCCCGACCACGCCATTCTTCTCGCCAGCTCCGATACGTGCCCCGTCCAAATGTTCCGCATCAAGGAGAATCTCTACGGCACCCAGTTCCACCCGGAACTCGACGCCCCGGGTATCGCCCAGCGGATCAGGATTTACAAGAATGCCGGGTACTTCAAACCGGAAGAGGCTGACTCTCTGATCGCCGAGACCTCCAAGGCACCTGTCGGCGACGTCCACCGCGTCGTCTCAAACTTCACCCGCAACTACGCCGTCTCATAG
- a CDS encoding YciI family protein: MIFAATYTYDPERDDIHDVRPLHREYLKTLFDDGKLLASGPRGDGALLILSADSEQQAIDLLGGDPFMKSGIVLELDIKEWTVVYGPWA; encoded by the coding sequence GTGATTTTCGCAGCGACATACACATACGACCCCGAGCGCGATGACATCCACGATGTTCGCCCCCTGCACCGCGAGTACCTCAAGACTCTGTTCGATGATGGAAAGCTACTTGCCAGCGGTCCGCGCGGCGACGGTGCCCTTCTCATCCTTTCAGCTGACTCCGAGCAGCAGGCGATCGATCTTCTTGGCGGCGATCCGTTCATGAAGTCCGGAATCGTCCTCGAACTCGACATCAAGGAGTGGACCGTCGTTTACGGTCCGTGGGCGTGA
- a CDS encoding MBL fold metallo-hydrolase has product MSMTYHTGAGLPPVTIDLDDTRIVKMSVGSMDNNVYLIENNLGDAVIVDAAAEPERVAELAAGKTVHAIITTHEHHDHIGALETVHHVFPEAEILATKETGAALPVEATDSLKHGEVRSFGDLELEFIVLRGHTPAGLAIVVEGSHILTGDSLFPGGVGKTPSEQAFFLLFNDVRDRLFERFDNDTIIHPGHGNSTTLGDERPKLTEWEGRRW; this is encoded by the coding sequence ATGAGTATGACCTATCACACCGGTGCCGGCCTCCCTCCCGTAACAATTGACCTCGACGACACAAGGATCGTGAAGATGTCGGTGGGGAGCATGGACAACAACGTCTACCTCATCGAGAACAACCTTGGCGATGCGGTGATTGTCGATGCTGCCGCCGAGCCGGAGCGGGTGGCTGAGCTTGCCGCTGGCAAGACCGTTCACGCCATTATCACGACCCACGAGCATCACGACCACATTGGCGCTCTCGAAACGGTTCACCACGTGTTCCCGGAAGCCGAGATTCTCGCGACCAAGGAAACGGGCGCAGCCCTACCGGTTGAGGCAACGGATTCCCTCAAGCACGGCGAGGTTAGGTCCTTCGGTGATCTTGAGCTCGAGTTCATTGTTCTGCGCGGCCACACTCCCGCCGGCCTTGCGATTGTCGTTGAGGGGTCTCACATCCTGACCGGCGACTCCCTGTTCCCAGGCGGGGTTGGTAAAACTCCGTCAGAGCAGGCTTTCTTCCTGCTCTTCAACGATGTTCGCGATCGCCTGTTCGAACGCTTCGACAACGATACGATCATCCACCCCGGCCACGGGAACTCCACGACTTTGGGCGATGAACGCCCGAAGCTGACCGAATGGGAAGGACGGCGCTGGTGA
- a CDS encoding ANTAR domain-containing response regulator has translation MNADDVVGENEERHYRALVVEDEALIRLDIVETLTDAGIDVVGEASNGEEAIEKAKEFEPDVVVMDVKMPGMDGITAAEQILANRTCAVVMLTAFSQSELVERARDAGAMAYVVKPFTPADLIPAVEIAVSRFQEIVSLESEVANLTEQFETRKQVDRAKGLLMSKMGLTEPEAFRWIQKTSMDRRLTMKEVADAVIDQVGRAD, from the coding sequence ATCAATGCTGACGACGTTGTCGGCGAGAACGAGGAGCGCCACTATCGTGCGCTCGTCGTTGAAGACGAGGCTCTCATTCGCCTCGATATTGTTGAAACCCTGACCGATGCTGGAATCGATGTCGTTGGTGAAGCAAGCAATGGTGAAGAGGCCATTGAAAAGGCCAAGGAATTCGAACCGGATGTTGTTGTCATGGACGTGAAGATGCCGGGCATGGACGGGATCACCGCCGCCGAGCAGATTCTCGCCAACCGCACCTGTGCGGTCGTCATGCTGACCGCATTCTCGCAGTCCGAGCTTGTGGAGCGAGCACGCGATGCTGGCGCCATGGCATACGTGGTCAAGCCGTTCACGCCGGCCGACCTGATCCCGGCAGTCGAGATCGCAGTATCCCGCTTCCAGGAGATCGTCTCGCTCGAGAGCGAGGTCGCTAACCTCACCGAGCAGTTCGAGACCCGCAAGCAGGTGGACCGTGCGAAGGGCCTCCTCATGTCGAAGATGGGACTGACGGAACCCGAGGCGTTCCGCTGGATCCAGAAGACGTCCATGGACCGCAGGCTCACCATGAAGGAAGTAGCCGACGCAGTCATCGACCAGGTCGGACGCGCAGACTAA
- a CDS encoding TerC family protein: MLASQLPTHVILTQAASTPEQMHVDLWEWFALGGIALVLILVDLFGHVRKAHEPTIKEAATWSAFYVAIALLFGLVILWQHGGTLAGEYYGGYAVEKALSVDNIFVFIIVIASFKVPRLYQQKVLLYGIVMALLMRLVFILLGKALIDQFVWMFFIFGAFLLYTAIGQVRQGVDDPDDKQDEIENYKPNGIVRFAEKTFRVTEGFVGQRLVVRREGKSWITPLFLCIVAIGTIDLVFALDSIPAIYGLTDEPYIVFAANVFALLGLRQLFFLVDGLLEKLIYLHYGLAVILGFIAVKLIIHAFHGYDMLLGIPEPGIGVSLGVIIGVIFITVIASIWGNKKREAQKADEAKTNPVAATDSQAPNAQNSDQASPAGKPNSLNTETDNGRGPHEV; encoded by the coding sequence TTGCTGGCATCCCAGCTACCCACCCATGTCATTCTGACGCAGGCAGCGTCCACCCCGGAACAGATGCACGTCGATTTGTGGGAATGGTTCGCACTCGGCGGTATCGCCCTCGTCCTGATCCTCGTTGACCTGTTCGGACACGTCCGCAAGGCCCACGAACCCACAATCAAGGAAGCGGCCACCTGGTCCGCCTTCTACGTTGCTATTGCCCTCCTGTTCGGACTCGTTATCCTCTGGCAGCACGGCGGCACTCTCGCAGGTGAATACTACGGCGGTTACGCCGTTGAAAAGGCCCTGTCGGTCGACAACATATTTGTCTTTATCATCGTCATTGCCTCGTTCAAGGTACCCAGGCTCTACCAGCAGAAGGTCCTTCTCTACGGCATTGTTATGGCGCTCCTCATGCGCCTCGTCTTCATCCTTCTCGGTAAGGCCCTCATCGACCAGTTCGTGTGGATGTTCTTCATCTTCGGTGCATTCCTTCTCTACACCGCGATCGGCCAGGTCCGTCAGGGTGTCGACGATCCCGATGACAAACAGGATGAGATCGAGAACTACAAGCCCAACGGCATCGTCCGCTTTGCTGAGAAGACCTTCCGCGTCACCGAAGGCTTCGTGGGCCAGCGCCTCGTCGTGCGCCGCGAAGGCAAGTCGTGGATCACCCCGCTGTTCCTGTGCATCGTTGCTATCGGCACCATTGACCTCGTCTTCGCACTCGACTCCATCCCGGCCATCTACGGCCTGACGGACGAGCCCTACATTGTATTCGCGGCAAACGTCTTCGCACTGCTTGGACTTCGCCAGCTCTTCTTCCTCGTTGATGGTCTTCTCGAGAAGCTCATCTACCTCCACTACGGCCTCGCCGTTATCCTCGGCTTCATTGCCGTCAAGCTCATCATCCACGCCTTCCACGGCTACGACATGCTCCTCGGTATTCCTGAGCCCGGCATCGGCGTTTCCCTCGGTGTCATCATCGGCGTCATCTTCATTACCGTTATCGCCTCAATCTGGGGCAATAAGAAGCGGGAAGCTCAGAAGGCTGACGAGGCGAAGACGAACCCCGTTGCGGCAACCGACAGCCAGGCTCCGAACGCACAGAATTCAGACCAAGCATCGCCCGCCGGTAAGCCAAACTCGCTTAACACCGAGACCGACAACGGGCGCGGACCGCACGAAGTTTAG
- a CDS encoding siderophore-interacting protein gives MSFEIPTRVKVPRELRARDLSVRDAKRLPGGFVRVTLGGDELEGFESTGPSDHCKLFVPAADGEMTGRHYTPLHVGGGEIAFDIVVHGDGPVSAWADSLPVGSPVRVGGPRSSLEFPVGASQLVLIGDASAFPPIRRWLAARPQTLPTTLILHGEGIEYFEDLDGVDVVRTPFDPSGDGIVKALSELELDGGTYVWAAGEAGTLIAARRWLRNESPVAREAVKVDGYWKQGLADRDHHAPIDPNDAE, from the coding sequence ATGAGTTTCGAGATACCTACCAGAGTGAAAGTCCCGCGCGAGCTGCGCGCACGCGATCTGAGCGTGAGGGATGCCAAGAGGCTCCCGGGTGGTTTCGTCCGCGTAACGCTGGGCGGCGATGAGCTCGAGGGCTTCGAGTCGACCGGACCGAGCGATCACTGCAAGCTGTTCGTTCCCGCGGCGGATGGCGAGATGACAGGGCGGCACTACACGCCCCTGCACGTCGGCGGAGGCGAGATTGCCTTCGACATCGTGGTGCACGGCGACGGCCCCGTGAGCGCGTGGGCTGATTCCTTGCCGGTTGGATCACCCGTCCGCGTGGGTGGCCCGCGTTCCAGCCTTGAGTTCCCGGTAGGAGCATCCCAGCTTGTTCTTATTGGCGATGCATCGGCATTCCCGCCGATCAGGCGCTGGCTGGCGGCACGGCCTCAGACGCTTCCCACGACTCTTATCCTGCACGGTGAAGGCATCGAATACTTCGAGGATCTGGACGGGGTGGATGTTGTTCGGACTCCATTCGATCCCTCCGGCGACGGGATCGTCAAGGCGCTCAGCGAGCTCGAGCTCGACGGCGGCACCTACGTGTGGGCCGCGGGCGAGGCCGGCACGCTTATCGCTGCCCGCAGGTGGCTCCGCAACGAATCGCCCGTGGCACGGGAAGCGGTGAAGGTCGACGGGTACTGGAAGCAGGGACTGGCGGACCGCGATCACCACGCTCCCATCGATCCGAACGATGCAGAATGA
- a CDS encoding pyroglutamyl-peptidase I family protein, producing the protein MILITGFGPFGEKGSVAHRENPSEALANAAGEKLGARTEILPVRFDIGEKVPELVSGADLVLSIGVAGGRTVPRLEKLGVNWQEARTADVTGLTPSGQKIFDDGPDFLASGWDLDRIASECGIEISLSAGTYVCNTLSYSLYRHHGNSCFLHIPPAEHLALEEGVELVERIVECCMSA; encoded by the coding sequence ATGATCCTCATCACGGGCTTTGGGCCCTTCGGTGAGAAAGGATCGGTCGCACACCGAGAGAACCCCAGCGAGGCGTTAGCGAACGCAGCCGGGGAGAAGCTCGGTGCCCGCACGGAGATCCTGCCCGTCCGCTTCGATATTGGTGAGAAAGTACCAGAGCTTGTTTCCGGTGCTGACCTGGTTCTTTCCATCGGGGTTGCCGGCGGTCGCACCGTTCCGCGCCTTGAGAAGCTTGGAGTGAACTGGCAAGAGGCACGGACCGCAGACGTCACCGGGTTGACGCCGAGCGGTCAGAAAATCTTCGATGATGGTCCCGACTTTTTAGCCTCCGGATGGGACCTCGATAGGATTGCTTCGGAGTGCGGCATAGAAATTTCCCTCAGTGCTGGGACCTACGTGTGCAATACGCTCTCGTATTCCCTGTATCGTCATCACGGGAACTCGTGTTTTCTCCACATCCCACCCGCTGAGCATCTCGCGCTCGAGGAGGGCGTGGAGCTTGTCGAAAGGATCGTGGAATGCTGTATGTCGGCCTAA
- the rpsA gene encoding 30S ribosomal protein S1, whose product MTTTTPEQPTTPQVAVNDIGSKEELLAAVDETIKYFNDGDIVEGTIVKVDHDEVLLDIGYKTEGVIPSKELSIKHDIDPDEVVAVGDRVEAYVLQKEDKEGRLLLSKRRAQQERAWAKIEEIKNTDGVVSGNVIEVVKGGLIVDIGLRGFLPASLVEMRRVRDLQPYIGRDIDAKIIELDKNRNNVVLSRRAFLEQNQSETRSHFLNTLQKGQIREGVVSSIVNFGAFVDLGGVDGLVHVSELSWKHIDHPNEVVEVGTPVTVEVLEVDMDRERVSLSLKATQEDPWQVFARTHAIGQVVPGKVTKLVPFGAFVRVEDGIEGLVHISELAQRHIEQPEQIAKVGDELFVKVIDIDLERRRISLSLKQANEGVDPESEDFDASLYGMASEYDENGNYKYPEGYDSESGEWLEGFEAEREQWEAEYNAAYALWLAHKEQVAHQAEVEEQAAEAAPAPAREQAPASYSSGTESTGTLASDEALAALREKLTGH is encoded by the coding sequence ATGACAACTACCACGCCCGAGCAGCCGACCACCCCGCAGGTCGCCGTCAACGATATTGGCTCGAAGGAAGAACTCCTCGCAGCTGTTGACGAGACCATCAAGTACTTCAACGACGGGGACATCGTCGAGGGCACCATTGTCAAGGTGGACCACGACGAGGTCCTTCTCGACATTGGCTACAAGACCGAGGGTGTTATTCCCTCGAAGGAACTGTCGATCAAGCACGACATCGACCCCGATGAGGTCGTCGCCGTAGGAGATCGCGTCGAGGCCTACGTCCTCCAGAAGGAAGACAAGGAAGGCCGCCTTCTCCTCTCGAAGCGCCGCGCACAGCAGGAACGTGCCTGGGCCAAGATCGAGGAGATCAAGAACACCGACGGTGTCGTCTCCGGCAACGTCATCGAGGTCGTCAAGGGTGGCCTCATCGTCGATATCGGCCTGCGCGGATTCCTTCCCGCATCGCTCGTCGAGATGCGTCGCGTTCGCGACCTGCAGCCCTACATCGGCCGCGACATCGATGCGAAGATCATCGAGCTCGACAAGAACCGTAACAACGTCGTTCTTTCCCGCCGCGCGTTCCTCGAACAGAACCAGTCCGAGACCCGCAGCCACTTCCTCAACACCCTCCAGAAGGGGCAGATTCGCGAGGGCGTAGTCTCCTCCATCGTGAACTTCGGTGCCTTCGTGGACCTCGGTGGCGTTGACGGTCTCGTCCACGTTTCCGAGCTCTCCTGGAAGCACATCGACCACCCGAACGAGGTCGTCGAGGTTGGCACCCCTGTCACCGTCGAGGTTCTCGAGGTCGACATGGACCGCGAGCGTGTCTCCCTGTCGCTCAAGGCGACGCAGGAGGACCCGTGGCAGGTCTTCGCACGTACCCATGCCATCGGCCAGGTCGTGCCCGGCAAGGTCACCAAGCTCGTTCCCTTCGGTGCGTTCGTCCGCGTCGAGGACGGCATCGAGGGCCTCGTCCACATCTCCGAGCTCGCACAGCGCCACATCGAGCAGCCCGAGCAGATCGCCAAGGTTGGCGACGAGCTGTTCGTCAAGGTCATTGACATCGACCTTGAGCGCCGCCGCATTTCCCTGTCGCTCAAGCAGGCCAATGAGGGCGTCGACCCGGAGTCCGAGGACTTCGATGCATCGCTCTACGGCATGGCTTCCGAGTACGACGAGAACGGCAACTACAAGTACCCCGAGGGTTACGACTCGGAGTCGGGCGAATGGCTCGAGGGCTTCGAGGCCGAGCGCGAGCAGTGGGAGGCCGAGTACAACGCGGCTTACGCACTGTGGCTCGCCCACAAGGAGCAGGTTGCTCACCAGGCCGAGGTCGAGGAGCAGGCTGCAGAGGCCGCTCCGGCACCGGCACGCGAGCAGGCTCCGGCCAGCTACTCCTCGGGTACCGAGTCGACCGGCACCCTGGCATCGGATGAGGCTCTCGCAGCTCTGCGTGAGAAGCTCACCGGCCACTGA
- a CDS encoding class I SAM-dependent methyltransferase, producing MATTRSPARYPGAWETITMEPAFRPSADVPDPQSVAEKWWSANAEQYLAEHPSLGDVRFQWGPEGWTEEDLQILPAVPGRILEVGAGAAQCSRWLASKGHNVTASDISKGMLSAAELLNEKTGIAFPLIHSSIDAMPFGDSSFDTVFTSFGALSFIPDLGPAFAEVFRVLSPGGLWAYSVTHPFSWVFPDSPYADDLKVIRPYGKREAYVESDRAGTSYAEFPHTLSDHINGLVRAGFAIDDILEPAWPVANAETWGGWGPDRGAMLPSTLIVSARRPAS from the coding sequence ATGGCTACGACCCGTTCACCTGCTCGTTACCCGGGCGCGTGGGAAACTATCACCATGGAACCCGCCTTCAGACCGTCCGCTGACGTACCCGATCCGCAATCGGTTGCGGAAAAATGGTGGTCCGCAAACGCCGAACAATATCTCGCCGAACATCCGTCGCTCGGTGACGTTCGATTTCAGTGGGGGCCGGAAGGCTGGACGGAAGAGGATCTGCAAATTCTCCCAGCAGTGCCGGGACGTATTCTCGAGGTCGGTGCTGGCGCCGCTCAGTGCTCCCGCTGGCTTGCCTCGAAGGGGCACAACGTCACCGCTTCAGACATCTCGAAGGGCATGCTGTCGGCCGCGGAGCTACTCAACGAGAAGACCGGGATCGCGTTCCCGCTCATCCACTCCAGCATTGACGCTATGCCTTTCGGCGATTCGTCCTTCGACACGGTGTTCACGTCGTTTGGGGCCCTCAGCTTTATCCCTGACCTCGGCCCTGCCTTCGCGGAAGTTTTTCGTGTCCTCTCCCCCGGCGGCCTGTGGGCCTACTCCGTCACCCACCCGTTCTCGTGGGTGTTCCCCGATTCGCCCTATGCGGATGACCTCAAGGTGATCCGCCCCTACGGGAAGAGGGAGGCCTACGTCGAATCAGATCGTGCAGGCACGTCCTACGCAGAGTTCCCGCACACGCTTTCCGATCACATCAACGGCCTCGTCCGAGCAGGCTTCGCAATCGACGACATCCTCGAGCCTGCGTGGCCGGTGGCCAATGCCGAGACGTGGGGCGGGTGGGGTCCCGACCGGGGAGCGATGCTCCCCAGCACCCTTATTGTCAGTGCGCGGCGGCCCGCCAGTTAG
- the coaE gene encoding dephospho-CoA kinase (Dephospho-CoA kinase (CoaE) performs the final step in coenzyme A biosynthesis.) has protein sequence MLYVGLTGGIASGKSLVSARMAEAGMKVMDADEISRDLTSEGGAAVPAIGNTFQGMVQNGILDRQKLANMVFSDPERLGELNAIIHPMVRDRMAEMFREYVSADPRAIVVEDSPLLIETGRAYVPQFLIVITSPDNLRIERLVRDRGMTEQHAQARINTQLEDEERLPFADAVIENTGTVEELEAQVDKIIARLREFEENVVTEAVPEAKGRHVMNGERLLGKLAHTGTEARVDGMDVVVPADTEEMILRHVCCVPDGDGWVRPDAEALVQVRLEETR, from the coding sequence ATGCTGTATGTCGGCCTAACTGGCGGTATCGCATCCGGTAAGTCTCTTGTCTCAGCCCGGATGGCGGAGGCGGGCATGAAGGTGATGGATGCGGATGAGATCTCCCGGGATCTGACCTCGGAAGGCGGCGCTGCAGTACCGGCGATCGGGAACACGTTCCAGGGCATGGTACAGAACGGAATTCTCGATCGGCAGAAGCTCGCCAACATGGTTTTTAGCGATCCGGAGCGGCTCGGCGAGCTCAACGCCATCATTCACCCGATGGTGCGGGACCGCATGGCGGAAATGTTCCGCGAGTACGTGTCGGCGGACCCTCGTGCCATCGTGGTTGAGGACTCGCCCCTTCTCATTGAGACCGGCAGGGCCTACGTTCCGCAGTTCCTCATCGTCATCACCTCTCCCGATAATCTTCGTATTGAGCGTCTCGTGCGCGATCGGGGCATGACGGAGCAGCATGCTCAGGCGCGGATCAACACGCAGCTGGAGGATGAAGAGCGCCTGCCGTTCGCCGACGCGGTCATCGAGAACACGGGAACGGTCGAAGAACTTGAAGCGCAGGTCGACAAGATCATTGCTCGCCTCCGCGAGTTTGAAGAGAACGTCGTCACCGAGGCTGTTCCCGAGGCGAAGGGTCGCCACGTCATGAACGGGGAGAGGCTTCTGGGCAAGTTGGCACACACTGGCACGGAAGCCCGCGTGGACGGCATGGATGTCGTTGTTCCGGCAGATACCGAGGAGATGATTCTTCGCCACGTATGCTGCGTTCCCGACGGCGACGGCTGGGTGCGACCCGACGCCGAAGCGCTCGTGCAGGTCCGCCTGGAGGAAACACGCTAG
- a CDS encoding DNA polymerase, which yields MTILARMEDIGIASDKAVFDDLFKEFDGRVNRAADSAYAAIGHEVNLSSPKQLQGVLFEELGLPPTRKTKSGYTTNAEALTDLYTQLAFREDDQAVAGREFLGQLLEHRDAIKLKQSVEGLAKSVLDDGRIHTSFQQTVAATGRLSSTEPNLQNIHARTEEGQRIREAFIPGPGYESIMTVDYSQIEMRLMAHQSGDAALIQAFIDGEDLHSYVAGHVYGIAPEEVSPTQRNKIKAMSYGLAYGLSAFGLSRQLRIERSEAQQLMDDYFERFGAVRNYLESVVAQARKDGYTSTILGRRRYLPDLTSDNRQRRDAAERMALNAPIQGSAADIIKIAMLGVDEALTTAKHTSRVLLQVHDELVLEIAPGEEADVRALVEEKMGAAVDLSVPLSVGVGVGPNWRAAAH from the coding sequence ATGACCATCCTGGCGCGTATGGAGGACATTGGAATTGCTTCCGACAAGGCCGTCTTCGACGATCTCTTCAAGGAGTTTGACGGCCGGGTGAACCGCGCCGCTGACTCGGCCTATGCCGCAATTGGCCACGAGGTGAATCTGTCGAGCCCCAAGCAGCTCCAGGGCGTTCTCTTTGAGGAGCTCGGCCTACCCCCGACGCGTAAGACCAAATCGGGATACACGACGAACGCGGAGGCCCTCACGGATCTCTACACCCAGCTCGCGTTCCGCGAGGACGACCAGGCTGTTGCCGGGCGTGAGTTTCTGGGCCAGCTCCTCGAGCATCGCGATGCAATCAAGCTGAAGCAGTCCGTTGAAGGACTCGCCAAGTCCGTCCTGGACGATGGGCGGATTCACACCTCCTTCCAGCAGACCGTGGCAGCCACCGGCCGCCTGTCGTCGACCGAACCGAACCTGCAAAACATCCACGCCCGCACAGAGGAGGGCCAGCGGATCCGCGAGGCCTTTATCCCCGGTCCTGGCTACGAGTCGATCATGACCGTGGACTACTCGCAGATCGAGATGAGGCTCATGGCCCACCAGTCGGGCGACGCCGCTCTCATCCAGGCCTTCATTGACGGGGAAGACCTCCACTCGTACGTGGCCGGGCACGTCTACGGTATTGCGCCCGAGGAAGTCAGCCCGACCCAGCGAAACAAGATCAAGGCCATGAGCTACGGGCTAGCCTACGGCCTGTCCGCATTCGGGCTGTCCCGACAGCTCCGCATCGAACGTAGCGAGGCCCAGCAACTCATGGACGACTACTTCGAACGGTTCGGAGCGGTACGCAACTACCTCGAGTCCGTTGTCGCCCAGGCACGGAAGGACGGTTACACGTCAACAATCCTGGGACGCAGGCGCTACCTGCCCGACCTGACATCCGACAATCGTCAGCGCCGGGATGCTGCGGAGCGGATGGCGCTCAACGCACCAATCCAGGGATCGGCTGCCGACATCATCAAGATCGCCATGCTCGGCGTCGACGAGGCCCTGACGACCGCGAAGCACACCTCGCGCGTTCTCCTCCAGGTCCACGACGAACTTGTCCTGGAGATTGCTCCCGGCGAGGAAGCGGACGTCCGTGCACTCGTTGAGGAGAAGATGGGGGCGGCCGTTGACCTGTCGGTCCCGCTTTCCGTCGGCGTCGGTGTTGGGCCTAACTGGCGGGCCGCCGCGCACTGA
- a CDS encoding bile acid:sodium symporter family protein: MKRIDPFIVGILLAFALGLLWPASDGVRTGISWAGDVLVAILFFLYGLRLRTSEVLAGLTNVKVQGLIFASTYIVFPLIGLAIHPLLAPVLGEGFANGFLYLAFLPSTIQSSVTFTSIAKGDTAAAVCAATFSNVIGMFLTPLYVLIFMNIEGASAGSISSVLTQLLLPFIVGQILQIKLGDRIRKYPKQLKVYDQGTVVVIVLGAVLDSTAANTWDGVTPLQIVVLIAVSCVLLAIILALTWYASAWLKVGRPGQIAVLMCGSKKSLATGLPMAQAIFPAALIGPIAVPVIIFHQIQLLVCAVIASRLGREESDVAR, translated from the coding sequence GTGAAACGCATTGATCCCTTCATTGTTGGGATCCTTCTTGCATTCGCGCTAGGTCTTCTCTGGCCCGCCTCCGACGGTGTTCGCACCGGGATCTCGTGGGCCGGAGATGTCCTTGTCGCTATCCTGTTCTTCCTCTACGGCTTGCGCCTGCGAACCTCCGAGGTGCTGGCCGGGCTGACGAACGTCAAGGTCCAGGGGCTCATTTTTGCCTCCACCTACATCGTTTTCCCCCTTATTGGTCTCGCCATCCATCCGTTGCTGGCCCCGGTCCTTGGTGAAGGCTTCGCGAACGGTTTCCTCTATCTGGCCTTCCTGCCCTCCACCATCCAGTCGTCGGTGACCTTCACGTCGATCGCCAAAGGTGACACGGCGGCCGCGGTATGCGCGGCAACGTTCTCGAACGTCATTGGCATGTTTCTCACTCCCCTCTACGTTCTGATCTTCATGAACATTGAGGGTGCCTCGGCCGGATCGATTTCGAGCGTCCTCACCCAACTGCTACTGCCGTTTATTGTCGGCCAGATTCTCCAGATCAAGCTGGGCGACCGCATTCGCAAATACCCGAAGCAACTGAAGGTCTACGACCAGGGCACGGTGGTTGTCATTGTTCTCGGAGCCGTTCTCGACTCGACCGCTGCCAACACGTGGGATGGTGTCACGCCCCTACAGATCGTTGTTCTGATCGCCGTTTCCTGTGTGCTTCTCGCCATTATTCTGGCGCTCACCTGGTATGCATCGGCTTGGCTCAAGGTGGGCAGGCCCGGCCAAATTGCCGTCCTCATGTGCGGTTCCAAGAAGTCCCTCGCCACGGGATTGCCCATGGCGCAGGCGATCTTCCCGGCCGCTTTGATCGGGCCGATTGCCGTGCCGGTCATTATCTTCCACCAGATCCAGCTACTCGTCTGTGCGGTTATTGCGTCAAGGCTCGGGCGTGAAGAGTCGGACGTAGCCCGGTAG
- a CDS encoding PaaI family thioesterase has product MDHLKRGHGPLADKLGVVFHSMTDTSAEATMPVEGNTQPYGLLHGGMNGFLVEHLASGLAMRHCPPDLVPVGTDLHVSHVSPATADSVRAVATLQSKSKGSIWVRVKIFSGERLTAFGSLTLRFVTPRI; this is encoded by the coding sequence ATGGATCATCTCAAGCGGGGACACGGGCCCCTTGCCGATAAGCTCGGCGTCGTCTTTCATTCCATGACCGATACTTCAGCCGAAGCAACGATGCCGGTCGAAGGGAACACGCAGCCATATGGCCTGCTGCACGGCGGAATGAATGGTTTCCTCGTTGAACACCTCGCCTCCGGACTCGCCATGAGGCACTGCCCGCCCGACCTTGTTCCCGTGGGAACCGACCTACACGTCTCGCATGTCTCCCCCGCAACCGCCGACTCGGTCCGAGCGGTCGCCACCCTCCAGTCGAAATCCAAGGGCTCAATTTGGGTCCGCGTGAAAATCTTCTCAGGTGAGCGCCTCACCGCCTTTGGCTCGCTCACCCTCCGGTTCGTCACGCCCCGGATCTAA